One segment of Haliotis asinina isolate JCU_RB_2024 chromosome 12, JCU_Hal_asi_v2, whole genome shotgun sequence DNA contains the following:
- the LOC137258593 gene encoding pre-B-cell leukemia transcription factor 4-like, protein MASIVDLPTDSCLYYTGSLAKLSSNPMFRELRAALVPECNKASSQFQAVKHDKEMNAVLESINTQTFCHTDTLDPSFTAVQEASLQSEFRQITHHPKVLELQTFYFSSIAEIEKERAAAITSLKSSRSAQLQKEMMIVHDRFDRKRVHLISRVTSSLQLLKQTIPPSEVSSQKDCSQGKMKSRQLSPRAVQIMTQWYEQHLNNPYPSDDEKVKMAEEGGISLSQVKAWFANKRNRTANTKPKRQKMQVEQSLMSICSELTGSEKTPRTYGDIIQQLSDIVNGSNMFSTDQCGLESEVN, encoded by the coding sequence ATGGCATCTATAGTTGATCTTCCCACAGACAGCTGCTTGTATTATACAGGATCTTTGGCCAAACTGTCCAGTAACCCCATGTTCAGAGAGTTGCGCGCTGCACTTGTACCAGAATGTAACAAAGCCAGTTCACAGTTCCAGGCTGTTAAGCATGACAAGGAGATGAATGCAGTGTTGGAATCCATAAACACCCAGACATTctgtcacactgacacactggaCCCTTCATTCACTGCTGTCCAGGAGGCCAGTCTCCAGTCTGAGTTCCGCCAGATCACGCATCACCCAAAGGTTCTAGAACTCCAGACATTCTACTTCAGTAGTATTGCTGAAATTGAGAAGGAAAGAGCAGCTGCAATCACCAGCCTCAAGTCCTCCCGCTCCGCACAGTTGCAGAAAGAGATGATGATTGTCCACGATCGTTTTGATCGTAAACGCGTCCACCTCATCAGTAGGGTCACATCCAGCCTTCAGCTGCTGAAACAGACCATCCCTCCATCAGAAGTCAGCTCCCAGAAAGACTGCTCACAAGGGAAGATGAAATCACGACAGCTTAGTCCTAGAGCTGTTCAAATCATGACACAATGGTATGAACAGCATCTCAACAACCCCTACCCTAGCGATGATGAGAAGGTGAAGATGGCTGAGGAAGGGGGTATATCTCTGTCTCAGGTCAAAGCCTGGTTTGCCAACAAGCGGAACCGAACTGCTAATACCAAGCCAAAACGTCAGAAGATGCAGGTGGAGCAAAGCCTGATGTCTATTTGTAGCGAGCTGACAGGCAGTGAGAAGACACCTAGAACGTACGGGGATATCATCCAGCAACTTTCTGATATTGTGAATGGAAGTAATATGTTCAGCACAGACCAGTGTGGTTTAGAATCAGAAGTGAACTAA